One stretch of Microcoleus sp. FACHB-672 DNA includes these proteins:
- the serA gene encoding phosphoglycerate dehydrogenase has translation MPKVLVSDPIDQAGIDILSQVAQVDVKTGLAPEELVRIMPEYDALMIRSGTRVTQAVIEAGAQLKIIGRAGVGVDNVDVPAATRQGIVVVNSPEGNTIAAAEHALAMMFSLSRYIPDANQSVKSGQWDRKTFIGAEIYKKTLGIVGLGKIGSHVATAAKAMGMRLLAYDPFISTERAEQLGCRLVDLDVLFREADYITLHIPKTTETANLINAEALAKMKPTARIINCSRGGIIDEPALATALQEGRIAGAALDVYNNEPLEADSPLRSLSKEIVLTPHLGASTAEAQINVAIDVAEQIRDVLLGLPARSAVNIPGLYPDVLEKLKPYMQLAETLGNLVSQLAGGRVDFLNVRLQGELATSESKPVVVASLKGLLSQALRERVNYVNASIEAKERGIRVVETRDASVRDYTGSLHLEAKGSLGEHSVTGAVLGDGEIRITNVDEFPINVPPTHHMLFTRHRDMPGIIGKIGSLLGSFNVNIASMQVGRKIVRGDAVMVLSLDDPLPDGILAEITKVPGIRDAYTVTL, from the coding sequence ATGCCAAAGGTTCTTGTTTCCGATCCGATTGACCAAGCCGGTATCGATATTCTTTCCCAAGTCGCCCAAGTTGACGTAAAAACTGGTCTGGCACCCGAAGAATTGGTGCGGATCATGCCAGAGTACGACGCCTTAATGATTCGCTCCGGCACCCGCGTCACCCAAGCGGTGATAGAAGCCGGCGCACAATTAAAAATCATTGGGCGTGCCGGTGTGGGTGTGGATAATGTGGATGTGCCGGCAGCCACTCGTCAGGGAATTGTCGTCGTTAATTCTCCTGAAGGTAACACAATTGCGGCAGCCGAACACGCTCTGGCTATGATGTTCTCCCTGTCGCGCTACATTCCCGATGCCAACCAATCCGTTAAAAGTGGCCAGTGGGATCGCAAAACCTTTATCGGTGCTGAAATTTACAAAAAAACTTTGGGCATCGTGGGGCTGGGAAAAATTGGTTCCCATGTCGCTACAGCCGCAAAAGCAATGGGCATGAGACTGCTCGCTTACGATCCGTTCATTTCAACAGAGCGGGCTGAGCAGTTGGGTTGTCGCTTAGTGGATCTTGATGTCCTCTTCCGCGAAGCCGACTACATCACCCTGCACATCCCGAAAACAACAGAGACGGCTAACTTAATTAATGCGGAAGCGCTGGCGAAGATGAAGCCCACCGCCCGGATTATTAACTGTTCTCGTGGGGGGATTATTGACGAGCCGGCGCTGGCAACTGCCCTGCAAGAAGGCAGAATTGCCGGTGCGGCTTTGGATGTTTACAACAACGAACCGCTCGAAGCCGATTCGCCTTTGCGCTCACTTTCTAAGGAAATCGTCCTGACTCCCCACCTAGGAGCCTCAACAGCGGAAGCACAGATCAATGTCGCGATCGACGTTGCCGAACAAATTCGCGATGTGCTGCTGGGGCTGCCGGCACGTTCGGCGGTGAACATTCCCGGCTTGTACCCCGACGTACTCGAAAAGCTCAAACCTTATATGCAACTGGCAGAAACCTTGGGCAACTTGGTGAGCCAGCTAGCAGGGGGACGCGTCGATTTTCTCAATGTGCGCTTACAGGGAGAATTAGCAACCAGTGAAAGCAAGCCGGTGGTGGTGGCATCCCTGAAAGGATTGCTCTCCCAAGCTCTGCGCGAACGCGTTAACTACGTTAATGCCAGCATTGAAGCCAAGGAACGCGGAATTCGCGTCGTGGAAACACGCGATGCCTCAGTTCGTGACTACACCGGCTCGTTGCACCTAGAGGCGAAAGGCTCTCTGGGCGAACACTCTGTCACCGGCGCAGTCCTCGGAGATGGTGAAATTCGGATCACCAACGTTGATGAGTTCCCAATCAACGTGCCGCCGACTCACCATATGTTGTTTACCCGTCACCGGGATATGCCAGGAATTATTGGCAAAATCGGTTCTCTTCTGGGTAGCTTTAATGTCAATATTGCCAGTATGCAGGTGGGCCGTAAAATAGTCCGGGGTGATGCAGTGATGGTTCTCAGTCTTGACGATCCCTTACCCGACGGCATTCTGGCTGAAATTACCAAAGTTCCCGGCATTCGGGATGCCTACACCGTGACACTGTGA
- the prmA gene encoding 50S ribosomal protein L11 methyltransferase has protein sequence MANSWWEIQVLCDPALEDTIFWRLETFGCRGTSNEIKGYACLVSAYLPEEQAQLLDLAALSLLLRQDALCMSLSPPAVQWHLIDEEDWASNWKQYWHPMEIGDQLLVYPAWLPLPEEPGRHLLRLDPGVAFGTGTHATTQLCLEALEMRLGYEKTDALVADIGCGSGILSIAAILLGARKAYGVDIDPLAVKSARSNRELNRISNKRLVFELGSLDRLGKLVDEPVDGILCNILAEVIIDLIPHLDMLAKPTTWGIISGVLLDQAKPVADTLEQHGWIVATLWRRQDWCCFNIRRS, from the coding sequence TTGGCAAATAGCTGGTGGGAAATTCAAGTTCTGTGTGATCCAGCCCTAGAAGATACAATCTTCTGGCGGCTGGAAACGTTTGGCTGTCGGGGCACTTCCAATGAAATTAAAGGTTATGCCTGCCTGGTATCCGCTTACTTACCTGAAGAACAAGCGCAGCTATTAGATTTGGCGGCTTTATCTCTGTTGCTGCGCCAAGATGCCCTCTGCATGAGTTTGTCACCGCCGGCAGTGCAGTGGCACTTAATTGATGAGGAAGATTGGGCAAGCAACTGGAAGCAATACTGGCATCCAATGGAGATTGGCGATCAGTTGTTAGTCTATCCAGCATGGCTGCCTTTACCAGAAGAACCAGGCCGGCACCTGTTACGCTTAGATCCGGGCGTAGCGTTTGGCACCGGCACCCACGCCACAACTCAGCTGTGTCTTGAAGCGTTGGAGATGCGGCTAGGATATGAAAAAACCGATGCCCTTGTCGCTGATATTGGTTGTGGTTCGGGCATTTTATCGATTGCCGCCATCCTGTTAGGTGCGAGAAAGGCTTACGGTGTCGATATCGATCCCTTGGCTGTGAAATCTGCTCGCAGCAATCGAGAACTTAATCGCATTTCTAACAAGCGCCTCGTTTTTGAACTTGGCAGTCTGGATCGCTTAGGCAAATTAGTGGATGAGCCGGTTGATGGTATTCTGTGCAATATTTTGGCAGAAGTAATTATCGACTTGATCCCGCACCTGGATATGCTAGCCAAACCGACGACTTGGGGGATTATTAGCGGCGTTTTGTTAGATCAAGCCAAGCCGGTTGCCGATACCCTAGAGCAACATGGCTGGATAGTTGCTACCCTCTGGCGCAGGCAAGATTGGTGCTGTTTTAATATTCGCCGGTCTTAG
- a CDS encoding pentapeptide repeat-containing protein has product MAANTAHIKRLLETKQCQGGDLRDANMARFNLSGADLSGAKLSYSNLNGATLSNANLSGADLTFSNLVAADLTKADLSGVDGKGINLLDANLKGSNIRGAELIFANCVNSNLQNANLSGADLEGANLIGADLEGANLSGAGLNGANLSNAVLLGANLSNADLRECQLVGADLSDANLSGANLSSGNLLNANLSGANLTGANITGANLSGAHLDGAIGLYTETPVTVRQHNSPNSEAPTSGFSYPNFLQPSSLNSKTNSLRIPRPGLP; this is encoded by the coding sequence ATGGCTGCAAATACCGCACACATCAAACGCTTGCTAGAAACCAAACAGTGTCAGGGAGGCGACCTGCGTGATGCTAACATGGCTCGGTTTAATCTGAGCGGTGCTGACTTGAGTGGTGCCAAGCTGTCCTATAGCAACCTGAACGGTGCCACCCTTAGCAATGCTAATTTAAGCGGTGCTGATCTAACTTTTTCCAATTTAGTCGCTGCTGATTTAACAAAAGCAGACCTTAGTGGTGTTGACGGGAAGGGCATCAACCTGCTAGATGCCAACCTCAAAGGGTCTAATATTAGAGGAGCCGAACTGATTTTTGCCAACTGTGTGAATAGCAACTTGCAAAACGCTAACTTGAGCGGTGCGGATTTGGAAGGTGCTAATTTAATTGGTGCAGATCTCGAAGGTGCTAATCTTAGCGGTGCCGGACTTAATGGGGCAAATCTCAGTAATGCAGTTTTATTGGGGGCTAACCTGTCCAATGCTGACTTGAGAGAATGCCAGTTAGTCGGTGCGGATCTCAGTGATGCCAATCTCAGTGGGGCAAACCTTTCGAGTGGTAACTTATTAAATGCCAACCTGAGTGGTGCCAACCTAACGGGGGCAAATATTACCGGCGCGAACCTTAGTGGTGCTCACTTAGACGGTGCAATAGGACTTTATACCGAAACCCCCGTTACCGTTCGACAACATAATTCGCCCAACTCAGAAGCACCCACATCAGGTTTTTCTTACCCAAATTTTCTCCAGCCAAGTTCGCTCAATTCAAAAACGAATAGCTTGCGTATCCCACGCCCAGGATTGCCTTAA
- a CDS encoding pentapeptide repeat-containing protein, with the protein MNKKLGSLAFATLLVTMGLTHRVNAQNASTIERLLNTGECRGCNLDGLVLAGRRFLDPIIFEGATLRGANLSGVSFSFADLSGADLRGANLSGADLRGSLLVGADLRGANLEGANLSFANLNKAQLDNATLTKANLTNAHLSAFMREANLSNAILRGAQMGNATLEFANLRGADLRPFGEGEGMVPTNLRYDMSTCTEREGNDFSSCTVTPANLRGADLRGANLTNVDMTGVNVRDAIRD; encoded by the coding sequence ATGAACAAAAAACTAGGAAGCCTTGCATTTGCCACACTGTTAGTCACGATGGGTTTAACCCATCGAGTGAACGCTCAAAACGCATCGACGATTGAACGGCTTTTAAACACAGGAGAATGTCGCGGGTGCAATCTGGATGGTCTCGTCTTAGCGGGCCGGCGATTCCTCGATCCGATCATTTTTGAGGGAGCAACTTTAAGAGGTGCAAACCTCAGCGGAGTCTCCTTTTCCTTCGCCGATCTCAGTGGTGCTGATCTCAGAGGTGCCAACCTGAGTGGTGCGGATTTAAGAGGTTCTCTGTTAGTCGGTGCAGACCTCAGAGGCGCTAATTTAGAAGGTGCAAACCTGAGCTTTGCGAACCTCAATAAAGCGCAGCTTGATAATGCCACTCTCACAAAAGCTAACTTGACAAACGCTCACTTAAGCGCATTTATGCGAGAAGCGAACTTGAGTAACGCAATTCTCCGAGGCGCTCAAATGGGTAATGCAACCCTAGAGTTCGCAAATTTAAGGGGTGCGGATCTTAGACCCTTCGGTGAGGGAGAAGGGATGGTGCCAACAAATCTGCGTTATGACATGAGTACGTGTACTGAGCGGGAAGGCAACGATTTTAGTTCCTGTACAGTCACACCGGCTAACTTGAGAGGTGCCGACTTGAGAGGTGCCAATCTAACGAATGTAGATATGACGGGTGTTAATGTGAGGGATGCCATCAGAGACTAA
- the trxA gene encoding thioredoxin has protein sequence MAVKKQFSSFQELLSGSELPVLVDFYAPWCGPCQMMAPILEEVNSRLKDRLRVVKINSDNYPDLATTYHIHALPTLVLFKNGQPVERIEGVLQAQQLIQRLQPLI, from the coding sequence ATGGCAGTTAAAAAGCAATTCAGCAGCTTTCAAGAGTTGTTATCGGGTTCCGAGTTGCCGGTTTTGGTAGATTTTTACGCGCCTTGGTGCGGCCCCTGTCAAATGATGGCTCCGATTCTGGAGGAGGTCAATAGCCGGCTCAAAGACCGGCTGAGAGTCGTCAAAATTAACTCCGATAACTATCCGGATCTGGCAACCACTTATCACATTCACGCCCTGCCAACGCTGGTGCTGTTCAAGAATGGGCAGCCGGTGGAGCGGATCGAAGGAGTTCTGCAAGCTCAACAGTTAATTCAGCGCTTGCAGCCTTTAATTTAA